The nucleotide sequence acgaagagaaatttcaaaatccaaGAATGATAATGATGCTGAAGTTGTACGTAATGAATGTGATAAAAAGGTACAAGAAGTTGAGAGTGAAAATGTTTTACTTGTTGCTAGTTTGGATCAAGTTAGAAAACAATTGGCTGAAGCTTCCAAAGGTTATGAAACTAAAATTGAGTCTATGAATAGAGAGAATTCTCAAATGagtcaagaaattgaaaacttgaaagCGAAATTGAGCAAGGCTTCCGATTATGAGGACATCAAGCTGGAACTTCATTTACTCCGTCAAATAGAGTTTGGACatggtgatgaagatgacaaTGCACAAGGAGAAGGTGTCAAATTGGATTCGATCGTAATTGAGAGAAATAAAGCCATGACTCAGGAACTAGCACTGTACAGATCACAACATAATGATTTAGTCACCAAGATTGACAATCttcaaaaacaagttgatgTTTCAGCACAAACTATAGAGTcattaaaacaattgaatgagaaattggaaaatgacTTGGCTGATTTGCAAGATTCAAACGGAGCAAATAGATTCAATGATAATGCTAGTTTGATTTCTGGTATGAGTAGATTTACGCGACCATCACATTTAAGAAGTGGAAGTATTATATCGGGGATGTCTGGAGATAAAGGTGTCAATGGATCTGATGAATCGTCCATTTTGCCAATCATTACCAAGCAAAGAGACAGGTTTagagaaaagaataatGAACTTGAGGATGAACTTCGAAAACTGCAAAACAAAGTTAATGATCTTAAACGTCAAgtcaattctttgaaacaagataatgaagaattgTATGAAAGAGGACGGTACTTGGCCTCATTCCAAACCCCGGGAACCAAGAACATCACCACCACAGCATCAGGTAGGAAATTTCTCAACCCTAAACCAAACGTTGATTTAGAACGCAATGACATTGAATATCAACGCAATTACGAAAAGAAATTACATCccattgaacaatttcGAATTAAGGAACAAGAAAGAATCAACTCCAGATTATCTCCAATAGAAAGATTATTTATATCTCTTACAAGAGCAATATTGGCTACAAGATTAACTCGAATGGTGTTTTTTGCGTATTGTTTAGGACTTCATATCATTGTTATGTTTATTACCATTTATGCCATGAATATCCATACGTCATTGATACCTGAAGTGGGGTTGAATAGCAGTACTGGTGGAGTAACTACAAACAATGTTAAATCGTCTCAGgtgattgaaaacaatagacCTGTATAGCATTTGCAAAGAGTGGTGTACTAATGAATTTGCATTTAAtaatatattgaaaaacgTCATACTTTCAAAGTGATCACTTACACGAATCTTTGTAATAGGAATAAATGGGCAAATTTTGGTAAATGCGCCCTTTTATATGAGAGGATAATAGTAGCTGTGTCTGACCAATGATACTTCTTTTGTGTGTACAATGGCTACAAACCATTGATAATATTTTCTTTGGTTTGCTATTTGAAGTCACACCCCCTTTTAACTTAGAAAGTGACACATAAACTTATAAATAGAAAACCAGATTCCACCATACACACACGCCACACTACTTTACTTTATATACTTTGAATGAATCGAGTATTACGCAATTTCATACTATTCATATCACTTTATCTAGTCTATAAATACGCATTCGCCACTTCATTCcaatcacaatcacaatcgccatcatcaataatgtCAAACTCCAACGAAAATAAAGATTCTTCCACTACATTTGAAGGTAGATCACAAGATGAAATCTTGGTCAATATTGGTGGCAAACAAGTTCCATTATCGAGAATAAGTAAGCCTCACGCAGTGGTACATCCTCAGCCAAACCAATTCCCTGacgttgaaaaagaagctcaacaaaaagaagattcCAAGGCATTTGATCAAGCGGTGTTGGGCCCTGGGAAGcagaaacaacaatttgatgCTGCTTCATTCCCAGATGTTGAACCTGAGGC is from Candida orthopsilosis Co 90-125, chromosome 1 draft sequence and encodes:
- a CDS encoding Coy1 protein (S. cerevisiae homolog COY1 has role in Golgi vesicle transport and localizes to Golgi membrane) — protein: MTNDTNTNKTTPNVFEHALQTWIEIDLPNLQKKLDEQGSGIKEDQKSSALSRKNLATKTKEFRKLEDAGKLEQIKSLLKLYQNEIDSLTSKGKNAENYFFGVYRMISEAPDPRPLLEMCLDSVIESKDVANLRAEVTRMAEELAKKADYDQLKQRLRSNEQKSAELLGNRIKAKENEFKAILEEKESNWNQKEKQFEDRLLTAQKQIEELRAFKEVSELQLDNQNRNTTSHETSASVLAELDMVRRDAESAKKRIFDLEKRNEDLRREISKSKNDNDAEVVRNECDKKVQEVESENVLLVASLDQVRKQLAEASKGYETKIESMNRENSQMSQEIENLKAKLSKASDYEDIKSELHLLRQIEFGHGDEDDNAQGEGVKLDSIVIERNKAMTQELASYRSQHNDLVTKIDNLQKQVDVSAQTIESLKQLNEKLENDLADLQDSNGANRFNDNASLISGMSRFTRPSHLRSGSIISGMSGDKGVNGSDESSILPIITKQRDRFREKNNELEDELRKSQNKVNDLKRQVNSLKQDNEELYERGRYLASFQTPGTKNITTTASGRKFLNPKPNVDLERNDIEYQRNYEKKLHPIEQFRIKEQERINSRLSPIERLFISLTRAILATRLTRMVFFAYCLGLHIIVMFITIYAMNIHTSLIPEVGLNSSTGGVTTNNVKSSQVIENNRPV
- a CDS encoding Asr3 protein (gene regulated by cAMP and by osmotic) — protein: MNRVLRNFILFISLYLVYKYAFATSFQSQSQSPSSIMSNSNENKDSSTTFEGRSQDEILVNIGGKQVPLSRISKPHAVVHPQPNQFPDVEKEAQQKEDSKAFDQAVLGPGKQKQQFDAASFPDVEPEAKKREAELEEARAKKNN